One genomic window of Chanos chanos chromosome 13, fChaCha1.1, whole genome shotgun sequence includes the following:
- the LOC115826496 gene encoding phosphoribosyl pyrophosphate synthase-associated protein 1 isoform X1, protein MNVPKSGYRVFSANSTAACTELAKKITERLGVELGKSVVYQESNRETRVDVKESVRGQTIFIIQTIPRDVNTAIMELLIMAYALKTSCAKNIIGVIPYFPYSKQCKMRKRGSIVCKLLASMLAKAGLTHIITMDLHQKEVQGFFSFPVDNLRASPFLLQYIQEEIPDYRNAIIVAKSPSAAKRAQSFAERLRLGLAVMHGEAQCSESDMADGRHSPPCVRNATGHPGLELPLMMAKEKPPITVVGDVGGRIAIIVDDIIDDVEGFVAAAEILKERGAYKIYIMATHGLLSADAPRLIEESAIDEVVVTNTVPHEVQKLQCPKIKTVDVSMILAEAIRRIHNGESMAYLFRNITVDD, encoded by the exons ATGAATGTTCCAAAAAGTGGTTATCGTGTCTTCTCCGCCAACTCTACCGCAGCGTGTACAGAACTGGCCAAGAAGATCACAGA GCGACTTGGAGTTGAACTAGGGAAGTCTGTTGTTTACCAGGAGTCAAACCGAG aGACCAGAGTCGATGTgaaggagagtgtgagaggtCAAACAATCTTCATCATCCAGACGATACCCAG agatGTAAACACTGCCATTATGGAGCTGCTGATCATGGCTTATGCCCTGAAAACCTCCTGTGCAAAGAACATCATAGGCGTCATCCCTTACTTCCCTTACAGCAAACAGTGTAAGATGAGGAAAAGAGGCTCCATAGTCTGCAAACTGCTGGCTTCTATGCTGGCTAAAGCAG GTTTGACCCACATCATTACTATGGACCTCCACCAGAAAGAGGTCCAGGGCTTCTTCAGTTTCCCAGTGGACAATCTTCGTGCATCCCCATTCCTTCTCCAGTACATCCAGGAGGAG ATTCCAGATTACAGAAATGCTATCATTGTTGCAAAGTCACCCTCTGCGGCCAAAAG GGCTCAGTCGTTTGCAGAGCGTCTGCGTTTGGGTCTGGCGGTTATGCACGGAGAGGCCCAGTGCTCTGAGTCAGATATGGCAGACGGGCGGCATTCCCCTCCCTGTGTCCGTAACGCTACGGGACACCCAGGGCTGGAACTACCAT TGATGATGGCCAAGGAGAAACCACCCATAACAGTGGTGGGAGATGTGGGAGGGAGAATAGCCATTATTGTT GATGACATTATCGATGATGTTGAGGGCTTTGTGGCAGCAGCTGAAATCCTGAAGGAGAGAGGAGCCTATAAGATTTACATCATGGCCACTCATGGCCTGCTTTCAGCCGACGCCCCACGACTCATCGAGGAGTCCGCTATTGACGAG GTTGTGGTGACTAACACTGTTCCTCACGAGGTGCAGAAGCTCCAGTGTCCGAAGATCAAGACGGTGGATGTTAGTATGATCCTGGCCGAGGCCATCCGTCGAATCCATAACGGGGAATCCATGGCTTATCTGTTCCGCAACATCACTGTAGATGACTAA
- the LOC115826496 gene encoding phosphoribosyl pyrophosphate synthase-associated protein 1 isoform X2 → MNVPKSGYRVFSANSTAACTELAKKITERLGVELGKSVVYQESNRETRVDVKESVRGQTIFIIQTIPRDVNTAIMELLIMAYALKTSCAKNIIGVIPYFPYSKQCKMRKRGSIVCKLLASMLAKAGLTHIITMDLHQKEVQGFFSFPVDNLRASPFLLQYIQEEIPDYRNAIIVAKSPSAAKRAQSFAERLRLGLAVMHGEAQCSESDMADGRHSPPCVRNATGHPGLELPLMMAKEKPPITVVGDVGGRIAIIVVVVTNTVPHEVQKLQCPKIKTVDVSMILAEAIRRIHNGESMAYLFRNITVDD, encoded by the exons ATGAATGTTCCAAAAAGTGGTTATCGTGTCTTCTCCGCCAACTCTACCGCAGCGTGTACAGAACTGGCCAAGAAGATCACAGA GCGACTTGGAGTTGAACTAGGGAAGTCTGTTGTTTACCAGGAGTCAAACCGAG aGACCAGAGTCGATGTgaaggagagtgtgagaggtCAAACAATCTTCATCATCCAGACGATACCCAG agatGTAAACACTGCCATTATGGAGCTGCTGATCATGGCTTATGCCCTGAAAACCTCCTGTGCAAAGAACATCATAGGCGTCATCCCTTACTTCCCTTACAGCAAACAGTGTAAGATGAGGAAAAGAGGCTCCATAGTCTGCAAACTGCTGGCTTCTATGCTGGCTAAAGCAG GTTTGACCCACATCATTACTATGGACCTCCACCAGAAAGAGGTCCAGGGCTTCTTCAGTTTCCCAGTGGACAATCTTCGTGCATCCCCATTCCTTCTCCAGTACATCCAGGAGGAG ATTCCAGATTACAGAAATGCTATCATTGTTGCAAAGTCACCCTCTGCGGCCAAAAG GGCTCAGTCGTTTGCAGAGCGTCTGCGTTTGGGTCTGGCGGTTATGCACGGAGAGGCCCAGTGCTCTGAGTCAGATATGGCAGACGGGCGGCATTCCCCTCCCTGTGTCCGTAACGCTACGGGACACCCAGGGCTGGAACTACCAT TGATGATGGCCAAGGAGAAACCACCCATAACAGTGGTGGGAGATGTGGGAGGGAGAATAGCCATTATTGTT GTTGTGGTGACTAACACTGTTCCTCACGAGGTGCAGAAGCTCCAGTGTCCGAAGATCAAGACGGTGGATGTTAGTATGATCCTGGCCGAGGCCATCCGTCGAATCCATAACGGGGAATCCATGGCTTATCTGTTCCGCAACATCACTGTAGATGACTAA